Proteins encoded in a region of the Methylosinus trichosporium OB3b genome:
- a CDS encoding ATP-dependent helicase, with translation MSRYSDVDPLAGMEEWDRFEPCFDEPSEPQPLADAFETVARTLTSEQARAAAHTGPILVLAGAGTGKTSTLTAAVVHRIAVDRIPASRILAVTFTNKAAAEMASRIRAALDGHAAPSCLGTYHGLAARQLRDAPEIAELRPDFDIVDTDDSRRFVKRVMKAQGLGEEGGDANARDPLKIMCNRISKFKDNLITPEGAAAWVEAKIAKGDHSRAPLDVHGLRAAVRVYADYQRALREANAADFGDLLLWPTLAMRNNEGYRSRWSARFDWLAADEYQDVNFAQYSWLKSFAVLHGRVFCVGDDDQAIYGWRGSDTAYIRRFHQDFPSAVQIRLEENFRSTGHILAAANAVIARDMKRLGKTLYTKKELGERIEILAYRDAQAEAAGVTVEILARNAEGAGWQDIAILYRSSFLSRGFEEALMRARIPHVIVGDVGFYQRAEIKDALAFLRLAATPDDRQSDEAFRRVINEPRRGFGAKAMEAVESEASCRGVSLLRALDTAALPARCRAAGLLFAEQVRRIGEDRSHTLADQISLLLDASGYRAMLRDSKAETSEDRLENLQELIALAGEFHTARELLDHAALATSRPGEDETDRVRLMTLHKAKGLEFPHVFLPAWESGVFPSDYGDADEERRLAYVALTRGMRRVSISYCGFRRGFGTPSLFIDDIPDAHCVRGRLRGTEHRRDAARAPVDGRWLPNHLRRR, from the coding sequence ATGTCGAGATACTCTGACGTCGACCCGCTCGCCGGCATGGAAGAGTGGGACCGCTTCGAGCCCTGCTTCGACGAGCCGTCGGAGCCGCAACCGCTTGCGGACGCTTTCGAGACAGTGGCTCGCACACTGACCTCCGAGCAGGCGCGCGCGGCGGCTCACACGGGGCCGATCCTCGTCCTCGCCGGAGCCGGCACCGGAAAGACCTCAACGCTAACGGCGGCGGTCGTGCACCGCATCGCCGTCGACCGCATTCCGGCGTCGCGCATTCTCGCCGTCACCTTCACCAACAAGGCCGCGGCCGAGATGGCCTCTCGCATCCGAGCGGCGCTCGACGGCCACGCGGCTCCGTCCTGCCTCGGCACCTATCACGGGCTCGCCGCGCGCCAGCTCCGCGACGCGCCGGAGATTGCGGAACTCCGGCCAGATTTCGATATTGTCGACACCGACGACAGCCGCCGCTTTGTCAAGCGCGTCATGAAAGCGCAAGGCCTCGGCGAGGAGGGCGGCGACGCCAATGCACGCGACCCGTTGAAGATTATGTGCAACCGCATTTCCAAATTCAAAGACAATCTGATCACGCCGGAGGGCGCCGCCGCCTGGGTGGAAGCCAAAATCGCGAAAGGCGATCACTCCCGCGCGCCCCTCGATGTCCATGGCCTGCGTGCCGCGGTTCGCGTCTACGCTGATTATCAGCGCGCCCTGCGTGAGGCCAACGCCGCCGATTTCGGAGACCTGCTGCTCTGGCCGACGCTCGCCATGCGCAACAACGAGGGCTATCGCTCCCGCTGGTCCGCGCGTTTCGACTGGCTGGCCGCCGACGAATATCAGGACGTCAATTTCGCCCAATACAGCTGGCTGAAGTCTTTTGCGGTCCTACACGGACGCGTCTTCTGCGTCGGCGACGACGATCAGGCGATCTACGGCTGGCGCGGCTCGGACACAGCCTATATTCGCCGCTTCCACCAAGATTTCCCGAGCGCCGTCCAAATTCGTCTCGAAGAAAATTTTCGTTCGACCGGACACATACTCGCCGCCGCCAATGCGGTCATCGCGCGCGACATGAAGCGTCTCGGCAAGACGCTCTACACGAAAAAGGAGCTGGGCGAGAGGATCGAGATCCTCGCCTATCGCGACGCTCAGGCCGAGGCCGCCGGCGTCACCGTGGAGATACTCGCCCGCAACGCCGAGGGAGCCGGCTGGCAGGACATCGCCATCCTCTATCGCAGCTCCTTCCTCTCGCGCGGCTTCGAAGAGGCGCTGATGCGCGCCCGCATTCCGCATGTGATCGTCGGTGACGTCGGCTTCTATCAGCGCGCCGAGATCAAGGACGCGCTCGCGTTTCTGCGCCTCGCCGCGACGCCGGACGACCGCCAATCGGATGAGGCGTTCCGCCGGGTGATCAATGAGCCGCGCCGCGGCTTCGGCGCCAAGGCCATGGAGGCGGTGGAGTCCGAGGCGTCGTGCCGAGGCGTCTCGCTGCTGCGCGCGCTCGACACCGCCGCGTTGCCGGCGAGATGCCGTGCCGCCGGACTTTTGTTCGCGGAGCAGGTCCGCCGCATCGGCGAAGATCGCTCGCATACGCTCGCCGACCAGATCTCGCTGCTGCTCGACGCGAGCGGCTATCGCGCCATGCTGCGAGACAGCAAGGCGGAAACCTCGGAGGATCGGCTCGAAAACCTGCAGGAGCTCATCGCGCTCGCCGGCGAGTTCCACACGGCGCGCGAGCTTCTCGACCATGCCGCGCTGGCCACGAGTCGCCCCGGCGAGGATGAAACCGACCGCGTGCGTCTGATGACGCTTCACAAGGCGAAGGGTCTCGAGTTCCCGCATGTCTTCCTGCCCGCCTGGGAGTCCGGAGTGTTCCCCTCCGACTACGGCGACGCCGATGAAGAGCGCCGGCTCGCCTATGTCGCGCTGACGCGCGGAATGCGGCGCGTCAGCATTTCCTATTGCGGCTTCCGACGCGGCTTCGGGACGCCGTCTCTCTTCATCGACGACATTCCCGACGCGCATTGCGTCAGAGGACGCCTCCGCGGAACCGAGCATCGGCGCGACGCCGCACGCGCGCCGGTCGATGGGCGATGGCTCCCGAATCATTTGCGCAGGCGCTGA
- a CDS encoding DUF3991 and toprim domain-containing protein: protein MSHDLEIEQLRAKTHCAAFLERSTPPWRLDRRESTKNCLKYRRGQGEILIVNHEGKGWWDPQSDAKGDIFGLVQRLEPSLNFGEVRKTLRCFVGVTPRFPAFERSQVGAASALGLSKRWERRRRLQPGSTVWRYLAGERALPRRVLERACAADAVREGPYGSAWFPHRDDHGAVTHIEIRGPDFKGSVKGGDKVLFRLPGGSAPPMRLVLAEAPIDALSAAAFDNVRDDTLYAATGGGMGPKTIEAIETIAALLARTPGAVFCSAADADRAGDRYAARHREIAAAAGVVFERLRPPVEDDDWNDMLRQREEAAK, encoded by the coding sequence ATGAGCCATGACCTGGAAATCGAACAGCTGCGGGCGAAGACCCATTGCGCGGCGTTTCTCGAGCGCTCGACGCCGCCCTGGCGGCTCGACCGCCGAGAGAGCACGAAGAATTGCCTCAAATACCGACGCGGACAGGGAGAAATCCTCATCGTCAATCACGAGGGCAAGGGCTGGTGGGACCCTCAGAGCGATGCGAAGGGCGATATATTCGGTCTGGTCCAGCGCCTCGAGCCGTCGCTCAATTTCGGCGAGGTGCGCAAGACGCTGCGTTGCTTCGTCGGCGTCACACCGCGCTTTCCTGCCTTCGAGCGCTCCCAGGTCGGAGCGGCGTCAGCGCTCGGGCTCTCGAAGCGCTGGGAACGACGCCGCCGGCTGCAGCCGGGCTCGACCGTCTGGCGTTATCTCGCCGGCGAGCGCGCGCTGCCGCGACGCGTTCTCGAACGTGCGTGCGCCGCCGATGCGGTGAGAGAAGGCCCCTACGGCAGTGCCTGGTTCCCGCATCGCGACGACCACGGCGCCGTGACCCATATCGAAATCCGCGGCCCCGATTTCAAAGGATCGGTCAAAGGCGGCGACAAGGTTCTGTTCCGCCTTCCCGGCGGTTCCGCGCCGCCGATGCGCCTCGTGCTCGCGGAGGCGCCGATCGATGCGCTGAGCGCCGCCGCATTCGACAATGTCCGCGACGATACGCTCTACGCCGCGACCGGCGGCGGCATGGGGCCGAAGACGATCGAAGCGATCGAGACGATCGCCGCCCTCCTCGCGAGAACCCCAGGAGCCGTCTTCTGCAGCGCCGCCGACGCCGATCGCGCCGGCGATCGCTACGCCGCGCGCCATCGGGAGATCGCCGCCGCCGCCGGCGTCGTTTTCGAACGGCTGAGACCGCCGGTCGAAGACGACGACTGGAACGACATGCTCCGACAAAGAGAGGAAGCCGCAAAATGA
- a CDS encoding WGR domain-containing protein gives MAAMDEIAIALQGRNPEANRHRSWRVEAGRDLFGAWIVSVSFGRIGCRGRTFAREFGSEDEARAYVRDGLRRRKGAVRRCGVEYRVVDASPAAQPLLATVRLSRGHKPSEAPEPRHEE, from the coding sequence ATGGCGGCGATGGACGAGATCGCGATTGCGTTGCAGGGCCGAAATCCGGAGGCGAACCGCCATCGTTCCTGGCGCGTCGAGGCCGGGCGCGATCTGTTCGGAGCCTGGATCGTGAGCGTCTCCTTCGGCCGGATCGGGTGCCGGGGCCGAACATTCGCGCGCGAATTCGGATCGGAGGACGAGGCGCGCGCCTATGTGCGCGACGGGCTGCGTCGCCGGAAGGGCGCGGTTCGGCGCTGCGGGGTCGAATATCGCGTCGTCGACGCCTCGCCCGCGGCGCAGCCTCTCTTGGCGACGGTCAGATTATCGAGAGGCCATAAGCCCTCGGAAGCGCCAGAGCCACGCCATGAAGAGTGA
- a CDS encoding helix-hairpin-helix domain-containing protein has protein sequence MKSEQPSQSGASRETLVGSVERVTFHNEENGFAVLKVKARGKRDLVPVVGHAASISAGEYIHAVGVWINDRAHGPQFKADFLTTTPTPTAAGIEKYLGSGMVQGIGPKLAARIVAAFGVATFETIEATPEKLKVVSGIGEFRANGSRAEGRARHFSARAWRRTFASGAYLQDLWVRRHPDHDQSPPIGSPATFAGSAFARPTPWR, from the coding sequence ATGAAGAGTGAGCAGCCGTCGCAAAGCGGCGCCTCGCGGGAAACGCTCGTCGGCTCGGTGGAGCGCGTGACGTTCCACAATGAGGAGAATGGGTTCGCGGTCCTGAAGGTCAAAGCCCGCGGCAAGCGCGATCTCGTGCCGGTCGTCGGCCACGCCGCGTCGATTTCCGCGGGCGAATATATTCACGCCGTCGGCGTCTGGATCAACGACCGCGCCCATGGGCCTCAATTCAAAGCGGATTTTCTGACGACAACGCCAACGCCGACCGCGGCGGGCATCGAAAAATATCTCGGCTCCGGCATGGTCCAGGGCATTGGTCCCAAGCTCGCCGCGAGAATTGTCGCCGCATTCGGCGTGGCAACCTTCGAAACCATCGAAGCGACCCCGGAAAAGCTGAAGGTGGTCTCCGGGATCGGGGAGTTCCGCGCCAATGGGAGCCGAGCAGAAGGCCGTGCGCGACATTTTTCTGCACGCGCATGGCGTCGGACCTTCGCGAGCGGTGCGTATCTTCAAGACCTATGGGTTCGACGCCATCCAGATCATGACCAAAGCCCCCCTATCGGCTCGCCCGCGACATTCGCGGGATCGGCTTTCGCGCGGCCGACGCCATGGCGATGA
- a CDS encoding CRISPR-associated endonuclease Cas3'' → MWYAHSLEDTDKSRWQPLSVHLRSVAELSAKRAGKFGAENAAALAGVLHDLGKYTVEFQRRLEGGRSVDHASAGAREVFRLARSAHDRLIAEILAHAIAGHHAGLPDSFGAASLDERRKGKSPALDPVWREEIDPVAEGLMPEYLARPSRLDRRAYQHAFFGRMIFSCLVDADFRDTESFYKGDQTSREWKALPSIVDELLARFDAHMTKLRAGAKLTSVNAIREDILVHARERAAAERGLFTLTVPTGGGKTLASLAFALEHAKRHGFERIVYAIPFTSIIDQTASL, encoded by the coding sequence ATGTGGTACGCGCATTCGCTCGAAGACACGGATAAATCTCGCTGGCAGCCACTGTCAGTGCATTTGCGGTCGGTCGCCGAGCTTTCCGCGAAGCGCGCGGGAAAATTCGGCGCGGAAAACGCCGCTGCGCTCGCCGGCGTGCTGCATGATCTCGGAAAATATACCGTCGAGTTTCAAAGACGGCTCGAGGGCGGACGGAGCGTCGATCATGCGTCGGCGGGAGCGAGGGAAGTCTTTCGCCTCGCTCGGAGCGCGCACGACAGGCTGATCGCGGAAATCCTCGCGCACGCCATCGCAGGGCATCATGCGGGCCTGCCGGACAGCTTCGGAGCCGCCTCGCTGGATGAACGAAGAAAGGGTAAGTCGCCGGCGCTCGACCCCGTCTGGCGGGAGGAAATCGATCCCGTCGCCGAGGGCCTCATGCCCGAATATCTGGCGAGGCCTTCTCGTCTCGACCGGAGGGCCTATCAGCACGCTTTTTTCGGGCGCATGATTTTCTCCTGCCTCGTCGACGCGGATTTTCGTGACACCGAATCCTTCTACAAGGGCGACCAGACATCACGAGAGTGGAAAGCGCTTCCTTCGATCGTCGATGAATTGCTCGCGCGCTTCGACGCGCATATGACGAAATTGCGCGCCGGCGCGAAGCTCACGAGCGTGAACGCTATTCGGGAGGACATTCTCGTCCATGCGCGGGAACGAGCGGCGGCGGAACGCGGGCTGTTCACGCTGACCGTGCCGACCGGCGGCGGCAAGACGCTGGCGTCGCTCGCTTTCGCGCTCGAGCACGCCAAGCGCCACGGTTTCGAGCGGATCGTCTACGCCATTCCCTTCACATCGATCATCGACCAGACGGCGTCGTTGTGA
- a CDS encoding ParB/RepB/Spo0J family partition protein, with protein sequence MAKATQKITLSSSRDIPFDKLVLSQANVRRVQAGVSIEELAVSIARRGLIQSLHVRPILDADGAETGKFEVPAGGRRYRALELLVKQKRLAKNALVPCVVGDAASDILIDEVSLAENIERAPLHPLDQFRGFKAMIDKGMTEEAVAAAFLVDVHVVKQRLRLVSVSPTLLDVYAAEEMTLEQLMAFTVADDHARQEQVWNALRNGYQKEPYNIRRALTQTTVSATDKRAFFVGVAAYEAAGGVILRDLFEDDRGGWFQDVALLDRLVAEKLRNVADDIAGEGWKWVQAAVHLPYGLTNGLRRLPGTAALTEDERATREELREESDRLVEQYEQADDIPDEVNNRLEEIDAALEAFEDRPVRYEPDDIARAGVFVSLGGNGLPKVDRGYVRPEDEPSTEAEVGSITETAESQTSEPKAPLVQRALITIGGQAAQPEEEPEEDGIKPLPDRLVAELTAHRTLALRDAVANNPHVAMTALLHKLVSDAFEHRSATGALEAHVRQVMFPAQSEDLNDCQSAKSVADRHERWGDHIPADDEALWNWLTELEDDRRMELLAHCVSYGVNALHERPNPYRGSGVSDHALKVRLSQADRLARATGLDMAQAGWRPTVGNYFGRVTKARIVEAVREGAGERAAELIGHMKKGEMAKEAERLLEDINWLPEPLRLADGEDVFEAADREGGEEALPAFLAGDDDDEDGAADTEEDQERPMAAE encoded by the coding sequence ATGGCCAAGGCCACTCAGAAAATCACCCTCTCCTCCTCACGCGATATTCCGTTCGACAAGCTCGTCTTGTCCCAGGCGAATGTTCGCCGCGTGCAGGCCGGCGTGTCGATCGAAGAACTCGCCGTGTCTATCGCCCGGCGCGGACTGATCCAGAGCCTCCACGTTCGCCCGATCCTCGACGCTGACGGCGCCGAAACGGGGAAATTCGAGGTTCCCGCGGGCGGTCGCCGATATCGCGCCCTCGAATTGTTGGTCAAGCAGAAGCGCCTCGCGAAAAATGCTCTCGTCCCCTGTGTCGTCGGAGACGCCGCGAGCGACATTTTGATCGACGAAGTGTCGCTCGCGGAAAACATCGAGCGTGCGCCTCTTCATCCGCTCGACCAATTTCGTGGTTTCAAAGCTATGATCGACAAAGGCATGACCGAAGAAGCGGTCGCGGCCGCCTTCTTGGTCGACGTCCACGTCGTAAAGCAGCGCCTTCGCCTTGTGTCGGTCTCGCCTACGTTGCTTGACGTCTACGCCGCGGAAGAGATGACGCTCGAGCAGCTTATGGCGTTCACGGTTGCGGACGATCACGCGCGTCAGGAACAGGTGTGGAATGCTCTCCGCAACGGCTATCAGAAAGAGCCTTACAATATCCGCCGCGCGCTCACCCAAACCACCGTGAGCGCCACTGACAAACGCGCCTTCTTCGTCGGCGTGGCGGCCTATGAGGCCGCAGGTGGCGTTATTCTCCGAGACCTCTTCGAGGATGATCGAGGCGGATGGTTCCAGGATGTCGCCCTCCTCGATCGTCTCGTTGCGGAAAAGCTCAGGAACGTCGCTGACGACATCGCGGGGGAGGGCTGGAAATGGGTCCAAGCCGCCGTCCATCTTCCCTACGGGTTGACGAACGGCTTGCGCAGGCTGCCCGGAACTGCTGCCTTGACCGAAGACGAACGCGCGACGCGTGAGGAGCTTCGGGAAGAGAGCGACAGGCTCGTCGAGCAATATGAGCAGGCTGACGACATCCCCGACGAAGTCAACAACCGCCTCGAGGAAATCGACGCGGCGCTTGAGGCTTTCGAGGACCGCCCCGTTCGGTATGAGCCTGATGACATTGCTCGCGCTGGCGTCTTCGTGAGCCTCGGCGGCAACGGCTTGCCGAAAGTCGACCGCGGCTATGTTCGTCCCGAAGATGAGCCTTCGACCGAAGCCGAGGTCGGCAGCATCACGGAGACTGCGGAATCGCAGACCTCAGAACCGAAGGCGCCCCTCGTCCAGCGCGCCCTCATCACAATCGGGGGCCAAGCGGCGCAGCCCGAGGAGGAGCCGGAGGAAGACGGCATCAAGCCGTTGCCCGATCGCCTGGTCGCGGAGCTGACCGCCCACCGCACGCTCGCTCTGCGAGATGCGGTCGCGAATAATCCTCACGTCGCGATGACCGCTCTCCTCCATAAGCTGGTCTCGGATGCGTTCGAACACCGATCCGCAACCGGGGCTCTGGAGGCGCATGTTCGCCAGGTCATGTTCCCTGCGCAGTCCGAGGATCTGAACGATTGCCAATCCGCGAAGTCCGTCGCCGATCGGCATGAGCGTTGGGGCGACCATATCCCCGCCGACGACGAAGCTCTGTGGAACTGGCTCACCGAGCTCGAAGATGACAGACGTATGGAGCTTCTCGCCCATTGTGTCAGCTATGGCGTCAATGCGCTCCATGAGCGCCCGAATCCATACCGTGGCTCGGGCGTCAGCGATCACGCGCTGAAGGTTCGCCTTTCTCAGGCCGATCGACTGGCTCGAGCGACCGGCCTGGACATGGCGCAGGCGGGCTGGCGTCCGACCGTCGGCAACTATTTCGGGCGCGTCACCAAGGCGCGTATCGTCGAAGCCGTGCGCGAGGGGGCCGGCGAGCGTGCCGCGGAACTCATCGGCCATATGAAGAAAGGCGAAATGGCCAAAGAGGCTGAACGCCTTCTCGAGGACATCAATTGGCTGCCCGAGCCGCTGCGCCTCGCCGACGGCGAGGACGTTTTCGAAGCCGCGGATCGGGAGGGCGGAGAAGAGGCTCTGCCCGCCTTCCTCGCCGGCGACGACGACGATGAAGACGGCGCGGCCGACACCGAAGAAGACCAAGAACGGCCGATGGCCGCCGAATAG
- a CDS encoding DUF932 domain-containing protein, producing MNIQVLDARREFTNGYKVDVSRGERIGCVSSEWFSRPADERFLSLSELARAVRGRADRSRTRVVETAQIHVEADRANAERLSLILPGAEAPVAPTHWSFGQLASHVGAPASYLRQLPAAIAGINLQYGLTSHRAEQIKTLETDDGRVELRAVTGPDYGRIFDHELVEAVQRIAGNGTGDTRWKVPGVLDWSTGVYNPRVDITKDTTTLYASDRDVFLFLVDDLNPIEAGRLPDGSPDLYFRGFYCWNSEVGAKTLGIASFYLRAVCQNRNLWGVENFEEITIRHSKYAASRFAHEAAPALLNFANSSPTPFVNGIKAARERIVAKTDEDRNEFLRRRGFSKAETSKIIDAVLAEEGRPPESIFDFVQGITAVARDKPHQDVRLDMEAKAKKLLERAA from the coding sequence ATGAACATCCAAGTTCTCGACGCCCGCCGTGAATTCACCAACGGCTACAAAGTCGACGTATCGCGCGGCGAGCGTATTGGCTGCGTTTCTTCCGAGTGGTTTTCTCGTCCCGCTGACGAGCGATTTCTCTCGTTGAGCGAGCTGGCGCGCGCCGTGCGCGGCCGCGCAGATCGAAGCCGCACCCGTGTCGTCGAAACCGCGCAAATTCATGTCGAAGCGGATCGCGCGAATGCCGAGCGCCTGTCTCTGATCCTTCCGGGCGCCGAGGCGCCCGTGGCTCCGACGCATTGGAGTTTCGGGCAGCTCGCGAGCCATGTCGGCGCGCCGGCTTCCTATCTGCGCCAGCTCCCGGCAGCGATCGCCGGCATCAATCTCCAATATGGACTGACGTCGCACCGCGCCGAGCAGATCAAGACGCTGGAGACGGACGACGGTCGCGTCGAGCTGCGAGCCGTGACCGGCCCCGATTATGGGCGAATATTCGATCACGAGCTCGTCGAAGCCGTGCAACGCATCGCCGGCAATGGCACGGGCGACACGCGCTGGAAGGTTCCGGGCGTCCTCGATTGGTCGACAGGCGTTTACAATCCGCGCGTGGACATCACGAAAGACACGACGACGCTCTATGCCTCCGATCGCGATGTCTTCCTCTTCCTCGTCGACGATTTGAATCCCATCGAGGCGGGCCGCCTCCCGGACGGCTCGCCAGATCTCTATTTCCGCGGGTTCTATTGCTGGAACTCGGAGGTCGGAGCGAAGACGCTCGGAATCGCGAGCTTCTATCTTCGAGCCGTGTGTCAGAATCGCAATCTCTGGGGCGTCGAAAATTTCGAGGAGATCACCATCCGCCACAGCAAATACGCCGCGTCTCGCTTCGCGCATGAGGCGGCTCCCGCGCTGTTGAATTTCGCGAACTCGTCGCCGACGCCCTTCGTCAACGGCATTAAGGCTGCGCGCGAACGTATCGTGGCAAAGACCGACGAAGATCGCAACGAGTTTTTGCGCCGGCGCGGATTCTCGAAGGCGGAGACGAGCAAAATCATCGACGCTGTGTTGGCGGAGGAGGGGCGTCCGCCGGAGAGCATTTTCGATTTCGTGCAGGGCATCACTGCCGTCGCGCGTGACAAGCCGCATCAGGACGTTCGCCTCGATATGGAGGCGAAGGCGAAAAAGCTGCTTGAGCGCGCGGCCTGA